A single genomic interval of Anopheles darlingi chromosome X, idAnoDarlMG_H_01, whole genome shotgun sequence harbors:
- the LOC125959333 gene encoding ubiquitin-conjugating enzyme E2-17 kDa yields MALKRINKELQDLGRDPPAQCSAGPVGDDLFHWQATIMGPPDSPYQGGVFFLTIHFPTDYPFKPPKVAFTTRIYHPNINSNGSICLDILRSQWSPALTISKVLLSICSLLCDPNPDDPLVPEIARIYKTDREKYNELAREWTRKYAM; encoded by the exons ATGGCATTAAAGAGAATTAATAAG GAACTACAAGACTTGGGCAGAGATCCTCCGGCGCAATGCTCAGCTGGTCCCGTCGGTGATGATC ttTTCCACTGGCAAGCTACTATCATGGGCCCG CCCGACAGTCCATACCAAGGCGGTGTTTTCTTTCTGACTATACATTTCCCAACAGATTACCCATTTAAACCACCGAAAGTGGCTTTTACTACACGCATATATCATCCCAACATTAATAGTAATGGGTCAATCTGTCTTGACATTTTACGATCTCAATGGTCCCCCGCGCTAACAATTTCAAAGG TCTTGTTGTCGATTTGCTCGCTTCTATGTGATCCAAATCCTGACGATCCGCTAGTGCCAGAGATCGCCAGAATATATAAAACAGATCGAGAAAAATATAACGAGCTTGCCCGGGAGTGGACAAGAAAGTATGCTATGTGA